ACAATAATAACATCCCTCTATCGCTCACAAGCATATGTAACATGTATAGAGGACCTACAATACACTTTTCATTTTGTCATTTTCTAACAAATGGTAAGACaatttgctgatctggtgaaccgAATCTTTGGAAAAGTGAGCaacgaatcattcactcacttcaaAGAAACGGATCAttttaacggttccggatctgatAGCCCATCCCTGATAGAAACACTCGTAGTTTTTCGTAAGAATCTTTTAAATGTTAGTATTGTTAGTAAATTGTTAGTAAATGTTAGTAAATCGAATAAATACGTTCAAGCATTCGTCAATGGTTcaagtatttattttttgctacgaacattattttaagcttttagtggaatgcatttacttgtcataaaatGAGTACTATTTCAttaaattccactactttattgtacctaagtcgagtcaagtacgagacactgaagcacaagcaaccaaaagtacggATAGGATGGGAttttttggcttaatcagcttgcattttaagtaattttttgtatggctggagcgcaaaagtgaactttgaagttctGTTAAGGTGCTTGGAACTCGATGTGAACCAAGAAGTGaacttattggttcggttaggaacaaatttaagtaaaatgtgaacttttggtttggtttggttggttgggacGGCCTTCCTAtggtgaggtcgaaatacgtatctgtcaaaggtacaataaaatagtggaattaaatgaaatagtagtcgtcttatgacaagtatttTTGCAGCTTAACACTTATTTGTGACCGATCCTATCCGAATTTCCTTAAAGTCGATAATAAACTACGCAAATATCTTGGGTAATATTGGATCTGCACTAATTTGGCAGCTGTTTTCTAATTATTCAGAATTTTACGTCTATATGAACATGAATTgctggggccctccttggccgtgcggtaagacgcgcggctacaaagcaaggccatgctgagggtggctgggtgcgattcccggtgccggtctaggcaattaccgggttggaaattgtctcgtcttctctgggcataaaagtatcatcgtgttagcctcatgatatacgaatgcaaaaatggtaacttggctagaaacctcgcagttaataactgtggaagtgcttactgaacactaagctgcgaggcggctctgtcctagtgtggggatgtaatgccaataagaagaagaagatgaacatgaattaaaaaatacggCAACTATAAATATAATGATTTAAATAACAATTTGCTTACATCTAAAATGTGTTCGCTTTTTACACGCTATCGAGATAAGGTAATTATAAAATCGATGGACAAATAGCAATGGAAAGTGCTTAAACCTTCCACTATTCAGTGTTTCATCCAACATAAATTATGAATGACTTCTTTGAGATACAAAATAAATTTACTTCGAATTGATGAGTACTCATGTGATACaagtaggtatcgatacttttaattcgatactttagtggtatcgatacttttaatcGATACTACTTGaaagtaaaagtatcgataccttagtggtatcgtttcatccctaCCCCTAAGTCAGAATTGAATTCGGAATTCTAAAAAACAAAAGTGATAAAAccgtgaattaaaaaaaatgctgaaacCGTGTTCAGATCGATTTAAGAAAGTAAAAAAGTGATTTCGagcgaaaataaaaatttgggtTGTAAAAGGTTAACTAGTAACATTAAAATTGCTGCATCAAATGCAATTCAGAAACACCCCTCCCcacaccaattttctggctacgccactgacacCCCCAACAGGCCACAGATGTGTCATCTTGTACCATGCTGGAACAACGTGAAAAATCAcggtacaatatgtactagggtatataaccgtggtTTACCACGTTCCTTGTACCACAAGTGTGTCTTTGGCTTTATCCGTTCACTTTCTGAGATACTGTTGGAACAACATATTATACAGTCTATTTATAGTTAACTACCTTTAGTGAAACCATCGCTACGATAACGCTTATCTTCTTCAATTATAACAGATATCTGTATAGTTCATAATTATGCGGGTAGCGGGTACCGCATTACATGGCTTTGACAAAGTCACGCAGTTGCCATCTGGTGGAGACGGACGTGTGCGGAtaatcactgtttttcaacatggtgaagaTAGGAagtatattcatctcatcgcaaaacaaagaaatacagcaccaatctcgtcgcttctttttgctaacatgcgtggaaaaaatacaaaaataagaaacaaaccaaatttcttttcatcgctctgtttttgatgggatggaaataggagctatgggatgaagtgccaaaCCGTTTCCCTACATAGGGTTAGAAATAtggaaaactacatgttaggctacttatcaacacatgttttttcaatcaaaataatttaattttaatgttGCTAATCTAAAAGTAAATGAAATTTCTAACTTgaaaaatcaaactattttcaGCTAAAATGCGTTTTAACGAGTTAAAAACCATTTTAAGATTGACGTGCTATATGCCTTGCcgggtaaaataaaaaaaaacatcacccagccccattttgttttcgcgcTGCCGTCAGGGCCAATTTAAAGCTTTTTTGATGCATGCttgttttattaaaaaaaaacatcagcaATCCTTCTATTATAACCGAAGCACAAGAAAAATAATTTCTGGGTGGAGAATAAATTTAACAAATGTGGACATTTCATGGCTAGTTTCATCACATTCCGGAACTGGTTCAAAATCAGACAAAATATATACCAGATCCcaaaaatagataaaaaaaattaaaacactgTTGTAATCTATTTTTTCAATTGGTCCGAATCGATTATTTGTGTCAACTGGCGAAGTTGCCCTTACTTGCTTTACactctgaaaaaaatccatgcTAACTGCGCTTCCCTTGTTGACCCCGATCTCGTTTATGTGCAGACCAGAGTGGATGTAATTACATATATACACTCTGGTACAGACTATTACTCCATTAAAAGAATAAATAACGTTGTAAAGAtccctttttttaaattacataCTTTTTGAAACATGCTTacagcctattcagattacatgtatgataataaatatcatgataaagaATAAGTTGATGGCAACctccatacattcaattttctttctccacTTTAACATGATATTTATTAGAATAAACGGCGTAATCTGGATACGCTATTAGTATATAAATTttgcaaatataaaaaaatgatttgttcggTTTGTTATAGGTAGTTCTGAGTAAAAGTGTCTGTTATTAGTTCTGAGCTGAGATGTTCAGAGCTTTTCTGAGTATTTGTATACGGGTAGACAAAAAATGTAACGGTGGAAAATCTATGAATGTGGCGACACTGCAAATAGTATGATATTGCTCTCACTCTCTCTATATAGGTTTCGTGGTAGAAAATATATCAAAACAACAGAGTTTGCGCAGATCAGTCGATGTATCTGCTACCCAATCCAATTTGATGTTGAAAAGTATATCGAGCGCACATACTctgttcaaaaaaatattattttatagtgAAATTGTGTTTTAACGGGCAAAAAATTAGCTTAATTAAGTTCGTAGACTGTGTATAGTGCTTTAATAAATAGAGCAggtttatttgttttatatataagGGCATTACTTAGTAATGCGGGACCTCGCGAATAAGATGGCAGAGCTCAAGTTTGAGGCCCCACTTGCTCAATGCGAGGAAACTGATGAGTGGGGTCCAGTGGAGTATCATACATCTAATTCTAACATCACAAAGAAATCTGCCATCAGTAATGCTGTTAACTTGAATAATATTCAAGATTCTGTGATGACGAAGGCAGAAATAAACAAGAGTGAAGTGAATGAAGTGAACTATAACACATTGAAATGTGCCGTCAAAAGTTCTAATGGGAATAACATCACTCTGACAAATGTggatatgaacaacaaaatcaatATTATGAAGGATAACATCGACAATTTCGCGGAAGGGTTTACTGGTAGCCTGGAAGATCTAGTCAacacatttgatgaaaaaattacaaaatgctTCGGAAACTACGAACAATCTGTAGAAGAATTGGCTCCAGTGCAAGTTCGATCGCAGGATGAAATTATGAGCGAATGCCAGTAAGTGTATATGGAATATTTTGATCGATATCATTCagttaaaatatattttcatctCTCTGTCATCGGTGACTCATACATAAAAATGATGCATGTATAATAGGGTGTCCTAGAAGCACCTTGCCCAAAAAAGTTGTAGACGAATGAAATCTTTGTTCAACAAACAAAAAGTAAAAACAAGTACACTGTGAAAACACGCCTCTTTTTTATGATGTCCATGGTTCGAAATCGGgtaacactttttttaaattaactgAAAATATTTCGAAAGATTGTCGTAGAAAATCAATACATATAAGTATTTTCTCGTGGCGGAACTTCCAAAGAGAATCTTATGAAAGTCTCACGACTAGTATCCTCCGTGTATTGAAAGGGGGAACATCATTTTTAGAAAGCAATGTTTTTGGTTTGTTATAAGTTAATTATTTCATGGGACACcctaatacatacatacatgaCGTGCACACCTCAAACTGCAAATATTAGTAGGGCAATAAAATTACACACCCGCTCAATGCATTCTACGATCATGCTATCAGTTGGACGTTGGTAGTACTAGCAGAGAAAAAATAATCCATAATGTTAATAGTATTTTGCTAGTACATATATAGAAAGCGCTCTATGATTTCGATGTTTACGATAGAATATATGGCCAGAGCACCGCCAATACCACACATTCATACTGGTGCCCTATAGAGTGATGAAAGCCACCAGAgacaatatttataaaaaaaagcccagattaatccacctagcggtgacgatgcctttctcgattcaatcccTTGGTTTTgccttagtgtgatacacatacttaataattgcctacattacgggtCTTGCAAACGCTGTGAGGCAAATCAACCACCAACCGTATATGgttcaacacaccattttcttcataaattttgaacgCAGTTACCGATCGcgattatattcaatagtgatcaactagggtatCTCCttcgtcaaatgcaacttgttgcgagaaaatcggttgagaattattgtggatttacttgacgaatggattcgaaggtcggtttacttgcctatttcaaacgttcccttttgcagcaaggtttgccaaactcaataagattaccttgttttttgctccttgtctatcaaaacatatgtcaaaacatcggaaaaagaaagagaagtccgagggaaacagcaaaaagcacgtggcagacttgtcagttttgacagattttactatgaaacccggtgtgaaggtgaaaacggcgattaAAACGAtcgttcaaggagcgactatttcgaacggtcgggtccaatagggaaatccacgtacaatactatatgaaaaagtggctaatgttcttcggttttcgtgtgcacacacacacatacacacggacagacagacatacgagaaaggcaaaaatataaattacagaaaaagattgtcgcttcaaTGTTTTTGCTTTAATTTCGTTGATTTCATGATAATAAAAAGCTTCGAAAGTATCGACGAGCTTTTTTTTGACATAAAAAGCCATAAACAAAAGGCTcgatataaggtacactgggggaagtggaaaaagggggtaagtgtacaaatcgactcgaaaaattggaattgtacatattttacagtttttaccacatcataacattatgcaggaatatactttgatgcttacactaatactatgttgaaatttgtataatacatacacttacacggttaacgcttgaactgtaattttaggtttcgcgaaaagttgatttttgcattcataaaatcaattcttatttgcaccaattgtccttttttcaagtgaatttatatcacaggtgaccattataatacaattaaactaatcccattcaattggtagtggtttgtaccaagaacgcaaataattcaaagattttacacttaccccaggtatcaaacactgcgggggaagtggataatgttctaattacgcaatttttttcttcccgccagggtttatttcgatagctgtgaatcttaatatgttccttctttgttatcattgtgattccagtggtgattggactaatataaatgagaaaatgcctgattaatccacctatcggtattgatgcctttcacatgttttacatatggaaaaaaatatataagaaggttaaaaatagcactgataggtaaatatattgtataattcacattaatttttattcataacaagtttcgccgttgaatgcaatttttttacgaacaaattggttaaggacaagtgcttaagaatagctggtagttttgtacgtgctttgcgcacacacatacatacaaatacgcacatacagaaaTCATCTCAATtagttaaactaagttgattagtttataaccctgtaggacccattttttctttaaaaagttcatttttggggcgaacatatagattttacatacacttagtgttcgagatgACAAAACCAGCCTTCCCCTAGCTATAACGAGAATTCCTTGCGGATCTATTCCGTtgaggtaatgaaattattccacaaaagatactcagagcaattatcgtattgattttagttatatataactactcatcactattgaaggtcaaggtaatatgggttttccacttaccccatcccactagggtaagtggaaaaacaactcctaattttaaaatctatttccataaatttcaagcgaccaaagtggtatgaattaccacacagttggtgcaaaattgactgtttttgatagcccattttgattgaacgtatttagatcatttaaactggttttacactaattcaaacatgcactatcgatttttccttttccacttcccccagtgtaccttacctaAACTAAATGCAAGTTTTCGCCATGAAAAGTTAATTGCCGACAAATAGCACTAGCTGCatacgaaccaatcacccaaaatgagtagctgaattcgggtataccaTCCacaaactgggtaccaaaaacagaagtaccaaaaacgatgttgggaaaaacatgtgtagataagaagcctaacatgtagtttttcaaaattctaactctatgtatttgaaagttttcaacatatcattGTTAATAagattttaaaagcattttcaaATATAGTTCCTATAtttcaccatgttgaaaaacagtgatttcacgcacacgtccgtcgccgctagatggcaacagtacattcaaagttaattgcctatatgccgggtattaagccacctggagtggaaattaattactattggagggtaaccaccccttcggtgggctttgatcccacgaccccagtacgctagacaggtgctttccctactaagctacgaaggacctccgtcgtcctccgcagcttagcgggtgtgctcacaaacacatagaaagacagacatttgttcagctcgacgagctgagtcgataggtctccgagacttctataaaaagttccattttggagtgaaatgatagcctttcggtacaactttgttgtacgagagaGTCAAAAAAAGTGAGACAGACTTgtttgtacttagccttatccgatttgcttacaATAggttgcgttccggagttattagaaaaaatgcctttttctccaccaggcaactgcacggtcacctctgaacgctccatcaaactcttgatcgacgataagctcacctttggtagccacgtcaattacgtctgcaagcgtgcctccacagctatagtggcattgtcccggatgatgtccaatagctctgcggtttatgccagcaagcgcaagcttctggctagcgttgctctgtccatactgaggtatgggggccagcttggggcacggccctgcgtatcaactgctacagaacgaagttagaaagtacgtataggctcatgtgcctaagagttgcgagcgcgtaccgtaccgtgtcgcaagatgcactttgcgtcatcaccggtatgatgcctattgacatcgttatcgatgaagacatagagtgcttcgaaatgcgcggcacgagaggcatccgtaggactgtcaggttggcctcaatggtcaaatggcagcgtgcgtgggacagttccactaagggtagatggacacataggttgataccggagataggtacgtgggtcaagaggcgccatggggaaatcactttccacctgacccaggtccttacaggccatggttgcttcagacattacctacaccggttcggacactcgagCGAGGCCGTgcgcgcaggtttagaggaaacggcggaacacgtgttgttcgtgtgcccgcgttttcgcacaatgcgtggcCACATGtgatctggacactaccccggacaacctagcccggaggatgtgtaaagatgaagttggctggaacgccgttttatcggctatcgtccaaaacgtctcggagctacacagaaggtggcgcgtggactcgaggaatggctagttcaggcgtaaataagaggtggtccaagggttcggagtcggcttcatgggtcataccggtgccctgtggtcgaactcgatccttttatcgaacaagtggccgcgtgaagaacaacatggtatcgtcgctttcgcggcgtccgagcccgaggacggaaagggttcCTCGTCAAGgatggggcaggcgtaggcaccgcgtcggcaagtccctctgtgtgctggcgaataggccctatcgcagagaggtcaatttggggtgcacgcggaattatcattcttgataccagtcgtgcagagggaagcaggcgcgaagtcgacccttcccatcttccgaggacatagggcgtggtaaggccacctggaaagccggcaatgcgctggcacgataccatggtgttcttctaaaaaagcgagtcacgatgttcgatgctgcaaggacacgcagctaacctcgagggtgcgttgtgcactggctccctttgaagcattactttctggttgtaccgaagggacgatgggcttggcggcaatggaaatggTTTAGCGGGTcagggatgcagtcctgcctccctcgtttgctgttggaggtggcccctaatcccgcacttcctggacaacccaggatgtctgttgagcagatttcacctccattgcttaggaagaaaaaaaaatcacatacacacggacatacagacatgtgctcagctcgtcgagctgagtcgtttggtatataatactgtgggtctcagaggcttctataaaaagttcgttttcggagtgaaatgatagcctttcggtacaacttagttgtacgagaaaggcaaaaaaaggtTTGCGAACCTtctgtagactgcgtggttggcgacatcTGCCGTTAAACGAGTGTAATGAAGAAATCTTTTATGTACGGCAAAGGCCACCTCGGCCAtagtttgaaaattaatgaaaatGTATGGAAATCAACATGAATAGTTTAAACCCAGATTGCCTGATAGGGAACAAAAACTACAAAATTACTGACCCCACAATAATGGGTCTTGAACACTAAAGTAAGGTGAAGTGACTACTAATTGCCTTATCGGAATAAAATCAAAACTAAATTGGGATTAAATGCTTCAATACCTTTCTCTATAGTACCAAAAATGTCAATCATTCAAATTATTtagttattcaaattatcgacaaaagaaagcccatcaagatagccgaataacatgttacaaggccctaTTGCGAACATAGTATTAGAATGTCTAATTTTAATACATCACCTACATTACATATGGTACTTTCACTATATTACTAAAAATGTGTAATTTTCACAAAATCTCTGCGTTAAAATGTATACTCTGCCCAAAAACGACGCGTACCCATCTTATTCCACCTTACCCTATTTTCGCACTTAATAAATATGAATAACTTAAGTGGCAATTACCATGGAATACACCCGAttcaaattaatattttcaGGATGTGGTGGACTATTACCGGTAATTTTGGAAACATATTGCCAATCGATTGGTCTAAAACATATGCAAGACAAATGCATGTGCCTACACTGAAGCTGACGTCGTCGTCTGACAGAACCAACTATAATGACATACAAGACCTTAGCTCCGAAGACGAGGCCGTTGCGAACGATTTGGATATGCATGCTCTAATACTTGGAGGCCTTCATACAGACAATGATCCTATCAAGACAGCGGAAGAAGTCATTAAAGAAATTGACGATATTATGGACGAAAGCGCCTCCGAAGATGGCATAATTGGTaatgaaataatggaaaaagCGAAAGAAGTTCTTGGATCCCCTTTGTACGAAGAAAGTAAGTGCAATAACACACAATATTCTTGGCATACATTAATTTTCTTAATTCCATTTTCAGAGCTGCGCTCTCTAAGTATCACTCAATTGAATGAACTTTACATGGAAATGGAAGTTTTGATTAGAGAATTCTCAGAAACTCTCATATCGGAGTTAGCATTACGCGATGAACTGGAGTACGAAAAAGAGTTGAAAAATACATTCATTTCTTTATTACTAGCAGTTCAAAACCGTCGTCGTCAGTTTCATGTcgaaagaaagaaaggaaaatcacaaaacaaaccaGTCGCAGCGGCCAGCAGTGAGTATTATACCAACTATCATATTTACTACTTTTTCAGTCGCCCCCCTCTCTTTTATattaatgacacactggtggtattcgtacaagttgtaccacaggtgtgtcaccttgtactatgctggtacaacgtggaaaatcatggtacaatatgtactagggtacataaccgtggtataccacggtccttgtacatcagtgtgtctttagtattacGCTTTTTCTGTATACCTAATATTATATGagctgtcacaaaatcttgaaCCCCTCCTTCCCCAAACTTTGATCGTTATTTTAGAATGGCATCTTTAAGTTATTTATTCAATATAAGAGAAAGCGGGGCAAGATCACCATATGGGACAAGACAGCCAACGTTGATGATGACTTAAGTGagcattatattcacattattattacgAGGAATAGGTAACAATAatgtacactcagaaataaataaaattgatgcTAGATTAAAATTTAACCTATCTGGACATTTTTCCAACTAAAACAATCAATAGATTAAAATGTATACTATCTAACATTGAAAGTTAATTTAAGAATGATTTGCACGCAAATATTTTGTCCAAGTATTCATTGTGATTGGCACACGACATTATTTCACAAACGTAAACTGTTGCGAGAGATACCttgaagaaaataataaattgcTCATTGATACCCGTAAATATTTCcggattcaaaaaataaatggtTCCAGATAGCTGAAAACCAGAAAAAGCATTTGTACTTAGTTTTAAATACAAAAGCTGTGcgaaagtgttaaaatacataTATTTTCTGGATTAGCCCATTCTTCGAAGATGTCGATCAGACGCTGGACTGTTTCACAGACAGAGAATTGGAAAATTGTTCTTAAAGTGGAAAGTTATACTTCTTATAAGATGGTATGTGCTCTaccagataaaaatatgtacaCTATTATGATGCTCTTTTATCTGTTCCCAGGATGATAACAATTATGGAACTTCAAGGCATGTGTGCTGTATGCGTGGACATAAATATGCGAGATGTAGTTATTCAGAAATGGTGTTGAAAGTGGACGATTTGACCATCTATTCCCATAGGTTTACCAGAAAACACGCAGTCATCAAACAAGCCATAGGCTTAAGCATCGGCTGCTGGGAATGTTTTGTCTCGTTTCTCACTAGTTGGAGTTGTATATGATTGTTTTTGTTACTTATATTATCGCAAATTCATCACAACGGTCACTTTTATGCTGAAAATAAATATAACGGAATTTTCAGGATTAGGATAATAATAAATACACATATTACATTTATTttcgtcatttttcttttctttcgaagcaaaacaaaaaatcatacTGCAGAATCCGTCTACATTAAAAAAGTAAAACGTGGCCGCAAAGTATACTTTGTCACAATAACTCAAAGTTATACTAAGCTCGTTTATGTGGCACTTATACGAGatcggggtcaaccaggcgaatagccagttagcatgacttttaatctatttagTATAGATTTTTCTGAGAGTGTAAAAGGACTATGCAACTGAAAAACGCACATCGACAACCTAACTTGTTcttgaaatattgattttaggatagtttagttgaaattcgaattttcttataatttcgtAGTTACATAATTTAAGGTTTGAGGCCAAAATTACTATGTAATTTTACAGCACATTGATATTTACCAAGGTTTTTATATCACTATAGCCTATCTACCTTATTAATTAAAGGAGTTTCACAGTAATTATGATTGATAGGATATAAATCTTTGGATATATGTCGACTTGGGGCGGTATTGCCAACTATATTAGGAACAAGATCTCCAAGATAAAAAATCGCCTAACTCTTAAATGCAgttaaaaaatcatcaaaatagtTTTTGCCTGAATCAGAGATGTTTTCAACAACGTTTCTTTCAATCCTGTCCACTTTTAATGgtgaaaatgaccatttttaagTATCTTCATTTTAAGTGTATTCTAACACATCCAACCTCGTGGAGAGTAAAGATTCAAAAATAAAGCGTGAGGCAAGATAGGTATGACGATCAGAGCAGTCATTCAAGAAATCAGCCACTTAGCTGGACTTATATAAGTAGAAATATGCAAACACGGGCTatatttctcggcataactgtcccgcaAAAATATTTCCATGATTTACGCCGtaaattatatttatatattcaaAAATTGAGGGTGgtgtaagatgcgcggctacaaagcaagaccatgcatgctgagggtggctgggttcgattcccggtgccggtctagacaattttcgtagaagtgcttaatgaacactaagctgcgagccggcaatgtcccagtgaagaaaaagaagattcaaaatttgaatgatTTCAATAGAATAGAACTCTTCCATTAGTCTAGTGATGTGAACTCATTAAATTCCTTACCCGCTAGAAGCCATAAATGAAAATTGCAGTTTTATTTCACAtgcgatttttttcgaatttggtataagtatgcgtagaacggcagtataggcATCGTAAAAACACCTTTTTAAAACCAGGACATCTTTAGTAATGTTACAGTTATAGTTATATTTATTTCCcgagttttacattttataactGTCAAAGATATAAAACAAGAAATGCATCTTCAGTAGCGTTATAAGGTGCACATGTTTTCtactggaaaacgaaaaaatgatCGTTCaaggccaattcaaatgtcaaactgttatgatgtcgatgaaacagtatttttgtagctgatgacgtcatcttctattgtttggaacgaaataaaataaaactcgaGTAAATTCTGTTGCAAATTCGTGCAAAAATACAACTGAGCAGTATTCCAGTTATAAATTTTTCAACGAAACTGTTCGAACTTTTAAAACTATAACTATATATAATAACTATATTTTTAACTATAactataataatttttataaactatatatttttaaaactataaaCTATAAACTATAACTATTTTTTCTAATGATGGTACTCTGGGCGAC
The nucleotide sequence above comes from Armigeres subalbatus isolate Guangzhou_Male chromosome 3, GZ_Asu_2, whole genome shotgun sequence. Encoded proteins:
- the LOC134225179 gene encoding fasciculation and elongation protein zeta-2, with the protein product MRDLANKMAELKFEAPLAQCEETDEWGPVEYHTSNSNITKKSAISNAVNLNNIQDSVMTKAEINKSEVNEVNYNTLKCAVKSSNGNNITLTNVDMNNKINIMKDNIDNFAEGFTGSLEDLVNTFDEKITKCFGNYEQSVEELAPVQVRSQDEIMSECQMWWTITGNFGNILPIDWSKTYARQMHVPTLKLTSSSDRTNYNDIQDLSSEDEAVANDLDMHALILGGLHTDNDPIKTAEEVIKEIDDIMDESASEDGIIGNEIMEKAKEVLGSPLYEEKLRSLSITQLNELYMEMEVLIREFSETLISELALRDELEYEKELKNTFISLLLAVQNRRRQFHVERKKGKSQNKPVAAASNGTEPKYLTTVIPYNLDTAPDNQTLQILIKILKAINEDSPTVPTLLTDYILKVLCPT